TGGGAAACAGGTGATTCAAGGATGTTGGAGACTGGTGGAGCTGTTGGAACCAATTGGGGGGCAACAGACCCAAGAGGAGCAGCAGGAGGTGGTTGTTGACTTCTCTGGTAAGGGTCCCCCTCCAACatccctacactctctctaccagAGTGTGTTGACTCCCACATTTTCATGTCATAGTAAGTGTTCTGATGAGGAACTTGCTGTTTAGCGAACGGTTGGCGATTGTGCAAAATGTCAGTTGGAGACTGCATTCTTTGTCTCTGCTCTGAATGACTGAGTTTATGTCTACCTGGAGAAGTACTGGACTGCATCATATCCTTGGTGGGTCTATTAATGGTAGCTGCCCAATCAAGTCTGTCATCCAAGTCATGAGCATGGAGGTGAGTATACATTTGTAATTTGTTTGCGGATTGTGGGTTTTGTAATTGAACTTGGGGTGAGTGGTAGGGATTGTGAAAATGGGGGTTACGTGGCATCATATTGCCCTCTCTTGTATCACCAAACCTGGAACCAGGAAAGCCACTGGCATGCCCTGTAGATAAATCTACACCATGTGGGTATGACTGACGTCTTGATGGTGGAGACAGAGGGTTGGTGGTAGAGGGATAGTGAGAGGTTTGCTGCAGATGTTGAGAGGGCATGGTGGTGGTCAAATCAATCTTACCTCTTCTAAGAGGCTCTGAATTCATAACCACAGATGGGTGTAAAGCCTTGTTATGATGCTCAACATCAGTTTCCTTGGTTGTAAGACCACTATGATGGACAGCCTCTGCAGTCTCCTTTAATACTACCTTCACTCCAACCTCTTTTTTATCTCCCATCTCCCTACTGTTCACTAGATCATTTGTTGATGGCAGTTGGATTACAGAGGCACCAATTGGACTTTTTCCCCGCTCTCTTTCACGTTTCCCATCCCTTTCTGGTGTACTGCGGCGATTGGGACAAACATCACATATGACAGAGCGGCGCTCTTTAGATGGAGGTAAAAGGGAGGACGTCAACATTTGAGACTCAATTTGACCTATGGTTCCAACACTGCCCGCTAGCGGCTCTGTTTCCTGCAATAGGAGTTCCTGTACAGCTGATGATGAGCTGGGCAGACCTGAAGGGGGTTTCCTGTGAGGTAACGAGTAGTCTGCTAAATTGATGTGTTTTGGTGGAGGTCCAGACAAAAACTCTGTAGACTGTGGCATATGGGTCGGGTGACGCTGCGGTGTTGCCATTTTATTTTTCTCTGCAGAAGCACTGTGAGATCCCTTAGTATCTACTCCTTCAGACCTCAAAGAGGGTTGAGGTGATTCTGGTACAAAATCAGATCCAGGCCCCATGCGCTGATTTGGTTGAAGAGGCTTTCCAGGGCTTGTCATTCGGGAGGGGTGGGAAGTGACCTCTCCAACTCCAGTTTGGGTTCTCATACTTTCAGCCATGCCATAAGGATGCCTGGTTTGGTACTGTTGCCGAGTCATATTTTGCGCCTGGAGATGGGCAGTTAGTGCCTGTTCAGATCGCCCATAGCGCCGGTCTAAGTGATAACCCTGTAGAACCTCCTGCAAGAGGCTTGGAAATGGATGCTGGAGTTGAGAATTATCATCATGTCCTCTTGCTCCCgatccttctcttctcctcactGATCCCTCAACTGTAGTACCCACGACATCCTTGGTGTGTTCAGGCCCATAATTGAACTTTGGTTGATGGAAGCCTTGATACCTTGAATTTGATCCAGTTACACTCCCTGGACTAGGTCTCCCCCTATTCTTCAAACCCATGGCAGCACCATGTGGTGACTCTTGGTAACCATATTTCTGAGGACCTGAGGGGGGATGATTTTGAGGGACAGACCGCCCAAAGTTAGATTTCTGGGGAACTTCATGATGAGAGGAATATACACTCAAATCCATTCCTTCCTCCCCATTATGACGACTAGACTCTCTAAAGAAGCTGTCTGAATGTTTCTCCTCTATGCAGTTGTCTTGTGCATGTGTAGCCTTTTCTGGACTATTTACCTCACAACGAGTTGACACAATAACACCCACTCCACCAGCATTTGGCTGTTCCTCAATATTTTGATCTAGATTGGAGTTGTCCAAATCTCGTGTCTTACATCGTTTTCCGTCCTTCTCATCACCCTTTTTGTTACGCAAGGAAGATCGATCCAATTTATTTTCTTTGTCCTGCCCATCTTGTCGCATGTGTCCCTCTCGGGTCTGCTCTCCATGGGTGCCTTTTTCAATTTTTTCAACCATCCGTCCACTTTCATCTTTAATTCCTTCATATTTAATTTCCCTTGTTTTCCTAAGCCCATTTTTAGTATTAACATCAGTGGCACCAGGCTCAGAAACACAGTTTGGGTGGAACTGAGGAGCAGGAGAGGGAATGGGGCATGAGGGAGTAGAGGAAACAGGAGGGCGAGAATGTACGCTTGGACCAGGCTCAGCAGAGTgaggagcagaggagggagaTGACAATGAAGGTGTCCGGGTTTCAGTTGTCTTTCTTTCAGAAACATCTGATGGATTCAGAGATTGTTTTGTAGAAGATTCCGTTAACATCATCTTCCCTTGTGAACCCTGATGACTCTTTCCAGTATGGGATTGGTTTTTACTTGAACCCATGGACATTTGACTCTGAGAGGGAGGATAGTAGCCAGTTGGTTCCGATCCACTGCTTGCGACACTCATCTGCCGCATTCTAGATTTTTCCCCCTCAGAAATCTGCTCATCGCGTTCCTCTTTGGCCCTTGATGATACTCTTTCGGACACCAGAAAGGAATCATCATCACCTCCAGCCTCAGAGCTAGCAGCCTCACCACCACCTATCCCACTGCTTGAGGCAGCACTGACACTTCGACTCCTTGGTTGAGTAGAGGGAATGGCTTGTAATGCCTGCAGCATTTGACTTTGTCCATCTTTCCCCCTTCTATGTGACATTAATGTGTCAGTGAGAAGCATATGTTGCACTGTATTGGGTAAATTCGCTACCTGTGATGTCAACGCATTTAGACTGTTCAAGCCAGGATCTTGCATGAGTTTGTCAAGAGGAGAAGATGAATAGACAGACGAGGATGACCCTTCTTCATGTGATCCTTTTCCTGTACCTGCAGCCATTCTGCTTCGGTTTGAGACTAAGTGACCACCTCCAGCGCTTGTATTCAGACCAGTAGCTTTGTTACTGCCACTGCTGCCACAACTACTGATGCTGCTGTTGGAGTTGGGTGTGGGACTCAACTGAGGCATAGTCTGCAATAACCGACCACGGCAACTACGAGGATTTGGGGGAGGAGGATTTGATGGAACATGTGGGGGACATAAAGGGTTTCCATGACCTTCTGAGACACCCATCAACGGGGAAGGTGAGGAGCTACAACTGGGAGACTGCACTGCAGAGGCAGCTGGAGAGGGGTTAGATATAGGGCTGAAGTTTTGGTTAATCTGGCCCTGTTGGGGTTGAGAATGCATTGGCGATTTGGCTATTTCTTGACACGGTTGTTGAGGCATTCCGGGATTGGTGGATTGGTGATGTTTAGAGTATACAGAACCTGGTGGAGGGGCATGATGCTGCATTTTGAGAGAGTTGTCGTAACCTATTCCTAAATTGTGCTGAGAATTGCGGTGCTGGAGGGTGGCTTGTTTGTGGAGTGGATGAGTTTGTGGGGAGTATGAGGGATAACTTGAAGAGTGGTAGCTCTTTGCAACATTCTCCAGTGATCCAACATTGTTTGTTGTAGCTGAACTTGAAATTGAGTTTGAATTAGAGTTCATATTAGGAGAGTTGTTGACTTTAGGTTCAAATCCACCACCACTGCTGGCCCCATCATGATATCTCTGTGGTGGGGAGCTGTACATTCCTGATGACCCTGTGGATGCACTACCCTGTGGGGAGTAGTGTGAGAACTGTGGAGGCATTCTGTGTCCAGAGATGGGATAAGTCCTATGCTGCTGTCCATGTTGCAGAGCTTGATGGGCGGGGTAATTCTGTCCATGTTGTCGGAGCTGTATCTGAGGCCCTGATGCTGGCTGCATTGCAGGGTTCTGACCCATTTTGTACTGATGGGAGGGGGAAAATGCTCCAGCACCACTGCTGCCACTGCTACTACCACCTGAGCCGGCCGTCGAACCATAGTCTAAAGGATAGGGAGACATCATCCCGGAGGACAATCCGGAGCTAGTTCCAGCTTGTCTGTACTGCTGAGGTATATGTCCATCCATATTTGAGTACCCAAAACCTGCCCCATATGCCATACCTCCTCTTCTATGTCTGTCCTTTCCACCCATGGCAAAATAATAATCCATTGTTTCCTTTTGGTAAGGGTTGCTACTACTGCCACTGTGAATATTACCGTGTGATGATTCCCCAGCTCTGTGTCTTGCATCATAAGCAAGCATATGGCCAGCCTGACCAGGGTGGTGGTGCCCTCGATGGAGTAGGTGTCGACTGTGACTTTGAGGGTTTGGAGGTGTTTGCTGTTGCATCCCAGTATAGTCATCTGTCATCCTTGGGGATATCTGGGGATCTGTTGACTGTGGTGGGTaagaggagccacctccacccCTACTAGTAAATCCAGGAGGAAGAGCTGGAGGTACTGGACTGTTGGGGAAATTCTGCATGTTTTgatggatttttatgaattgtttgaGGGAATGTTTTTTGTTCCGTAATGGCAGTTACTGTGTCAGTTGACTTCGTAGGCTTGCAGTTAAATTATGGTGGAGAGTCCAACAAAGTCCAGCAGAGTTGAAACAAGTGACTTTATCACAAATGTTTTATCACACTTGTAGCAGCAATTGAAAATGAAGCAAATACTGAGGCTTGAGCAGAAAATGACCAGTAATTTTCAATTAGATGCAACTAAAGAACTTCTGAAATCTGCTGTTGTAGAGTATCTCCATTATAGTTGTAATAGTTGGAGGGCTGAGTTCAGATTACAACTAAATATCCGTTTTGTTGTACTAAATGTAGTAGCGATTTCAATGTTAAAATGATATGATACAGATGTTGCAGTTTGGCACTAAATGTGAAAATATCAAGAGAGACAACAGCACTTGAAATAATAGGCCTCAAAAGTCCTTTCCACTGTATAAGAGCACAGGCAAACAGAGTTAAGATAAAATTGCAGTGGGATTCAATGGTGTCCCATGTGCAAAAACTTTTCACGAGTAACTGAGTCACTGCCTTTTAGACTGCTGGACTGCCATTGCAGAAATGATTCAGTTCTGGCAGGAACTATGTGAAACAATAATGCTTCCCTCATGTAGGTTTGCATGTATGTGGCTAGTTCCTGTGTAGAAACACCTTAGAAATGCTAGCCAATGCTTTCATCCAATAAATGTCTCAAACCAAAAGGGGGAAAAATCCACTGACATTTGTGTTCTTGTTGAGATTAATACTTTTTGAAATTCTCATTTTTTTCTCATTCCCTTAGACTTTTTGACGTATGTAGTTGGATTGTAGAAAAGTCTTTGGTCCCCAGTTTCCCCAACTTTAGTTCTTCTTCACCAGTGTTTATCTTGGTGCTCTTCTATATCTCCAACATGTTTCTGTCTTACCttattttctttttctttcaaTCATTATTCAAATTGACCGTCTCCCATACCAATGTCCAAAAGTAAGGTTtccatttaatcagcttcttcttgtttttcttttgcAGTTCCTCTCCAGTATTTCCATCCATGTGAGTCCATCTCTCTTCACTTGTTTACAGGAGCCCTGTGGAAATCTGAAAGAAcagaaaaagaaacaaaaataactGTCTGTGTGCCACAACGACCACATAGTCTATACTGTACATAGGATATTACATCCAAAAATGCTGTGGGGGTTTTTGCTGACAAAGTAAGTACAGTGGGTTTGTTGTTAACCATTGCATAACCCATTTACTCTTTCTCACTGTAAGTTCACTTAGCAGACGCTACATGGTCTATTCCAGTATTGTACTGACTGTACGTCTTACTCTAGAAATAGTCACATATAATCTGCAATACAATGAATCAGGTGTCAACGTGTCTAACTTTATAACTTCATACTGTAATTACACTATAGGCCCACCTGCCCATGTAACTACCATGTAAATAAATACACAGGTATTAGGGCACTTGTGTGTGTCAACTGCCACTGCTGTGTATGTTCAATTCTTGATAACGCATGTAACTCAAACATCCACGGAATTGCACAAAAACTAAAGGCACTAGAGTAGAAGGTAAATCCATATGAGTTAAATAATCTTTTGACCGCATCCCTTTGAatttaaacaaaactttccatacatgtttgcccatggaaTAAGTGGTCataaagtgactttttggacctgaatgctaAAACATTCAGGAGACAGAgatgctcaaagttgacccattttccATACCCCACCACACCAAGAGACATTAGGTtagggacgataccagtatcgcgatactaACACGTTGTTAGTAACACTAACACGGCAAGGGAAAAAAACACAAAGTGGATTTAACTTATTGAGGAAAACAGCCCTGGTTTTGcaatattgcgatactggtatcatccCGGCCCTATGAGACATCCTTGTCTTTATCACTGGAAATGataaacggttgagtttgatatcattttaaaagcttacaaacagggttgtcaaaataTTGTATAATTTCTTGTAGAAAAACAAACTAAATTAATTATTATTTGTTGTtgcttagaccctactttacatcatctgaagtttgtgtgttgtgtgtggttgagacacaacatgctagAAATTTAACTCATAGAATGACTTATCCCTTCAAACCACTGCAATTTAACTGGTACACCATTGAAATTTAAGTTAGTACTTctaattactaccacaaagatggcCGCCGGTCCACCCACCGTCAAATGTTAACTTAACTGGTCatgtctattctattatctatatttcaataggtttcctatggaggactgaCAGTGTTATTTAAACCAATTTATATTCCCCTTTAAGTCAACATTCTCTaatgtgtggacctccaaccatgTTTGTTGTACCATTTGAAAGtatacatttatgtttttttatacatttatcagccaaaacataacacccaccctgtattcaagaacATGTTGTGTCTCAACAGATGGTGGGCACAAcaccaaaacctcagatgataaTTAGATAAATCAATCAATTATAAAACAGTTTgtcaaccctgtttgtaagcttttaaatatCAAATCTCAAACATTTATCGTTTCCAGTGAAAGCAAAATAGGTCAACTTTGACCACATTTaatcacattttatttaacctttatttaccttTGACCACAtttatctcttgaatgttttggcattcaggtttaaaaagtcactttctgagcacttctacaatTGGCAAATATGTATGAAaggtttcgttcaaatcaaaaggggtgcttacagaaagtgattgaattcaaatgtatTTACCCAGAGGCCTAGCAGCATGAAGTCAAAACAGTGGCACAATAATGTCAAGATCACAATGAATCCATGTAGGCCTACATGGATTGTACATGATTACAAATAATCTTATAAAGCTGTGGTAAACCAGCCATGTGGTTTCTTATCACCCCACTAAATTAATTAAACAGGTAGGTATAGCTCAACGTAAATGTATTTAACAGCTTTCTAAAGCATTAAATCAACAGGGACTCTAATTATGGGGTGACGCCACTTTGATGGGGTCATCATTCATGAGGATGTGACACGTCTATTGTCTGTTTTAGATACACTGTAAAGTGCTTAATTGACCAATTGCTTGCAGCCAACTTCTGCAGTCTTTTGTAAAAGTGTAATTTGTATAGCCACGGccttgaaccttagtcactgtaaTAGCCATCTACCActcggtactctaccctgcaacttagagactgctgccctatgtacagtcattgaacactggtcactttaataatgttaacatactattttacccactttatatgtacagtgccttcagaaagtattcacaccctttgactttttccacattttgttgtgttagactgaatttaaaatggatccaatttagattttgtgttactgatctacacacaattacccataatgtcaaagtgcaaTTTTGTTTGTAgagattttttacaaattaattaaaaatgaaaagctgtaatgtcttgagtcaataactattcaacccctttgttatggcaagcctaattaAGTGTGCAGTCACATTATGagttgtaaggtccctcagtctagCAGCACATTTCAAATaaagatttaaccacaaagactgaggttttctaatgcctcgcaaagaatacaaatattccaagacCTGCATCCTATTTGCAgtaagacactaaagtaaaaccgcaaaaaatgtggcaaagaaatctACTTACTGAATACAAAATGATGTTCGGGGCAAATCtaaaacaacacatcactgagtaccactctccatattttcaagcatagtggtggtggctgcatcatgttgtgggtatgcttgtcattggcaaggactagggagtttgttGGGggtataaaaataaatggaattgaGCTacgcacaggtaaaatcctagaagaaaacctggttcagtctactttccaacagacactgggagacaaattcacctttcagcaggacaataacctaaaacacaaggccaaatatacactggagttgcttaccaagacaacattgaatgttcctgagtgcccAAGTCGCAGTTTTGACTTAAACcgacttgaaaatatatggcaagacttgtaaatggttgtctagcaatgatcaacaaccaacttgacagagcttgaataattttttaaagaatattgtgcaaatattgtacaatccaggtgtgcaaagctcttagagacatacgtagaaagagtcacagctgtaatcgctgccaaaggtggttctaacatgtattgattcaggggtgtgaatacttacgtaatgtaaataatgtatttaattttcaatacatttgaaaaaaaatctaaaaacatgttttcactttgtcgttataggttagtgtgtgtagatggctgtaacaactaaatgtggaataagtaacaactaaatgtgaaataaatcaaggggtatgaatagttcCTGAAGgatctgtatatactgtattctagtcatggctcatcttataactactgctgtacacaccttttctattcatatactgtctttacacaccattatatatacacagttgaagtcggaagtttacaaacacttaggttggagtcattaaaacttgtttttcaaccactccacaaatgtcttgttaacaaactatagttttggcaagtcagttagggcatctactttgtgcatgacaagtaatttttctaacaattgtttacagacacattatttcactgtatcacaattccagtgggtcagaagttcacatacactaagttaactgtgccattaacctttctaggacacacgttccgctagcggaacccctgacaacattccgctgaaaaggcagcgcgggaaattcaaaaatatttttttgaaatatgtaactttcacacattaacaagtccaatacagcaaatgaaagataaacatcttgttaatctacccattgtgtccgatttaaaaaatgttttacagcgaaaacacaacatatgatcttatgttagatcaccgccaagtccaaaaaacacacagccattttcccagccaaagataggagtcacaaaaagcagaaatagagataaaattaacctttgatgatcttcatcagatgacactcataggacatcatgttacacaatacatgtatgttttgttcgataatgtgcatatttatatcaaaaaatctcagtttacattggcgccatgttcagaaatgcctcaaatatccggagaaattgcagagagccacatcaaataacagaaatactcatcataaactttgatgaaagatacatgttttacatagaattaaagatacacttgttcttaatgcaaccgctgtgtcagatttcaaaaaatctttacagaaaaagcacaccatgcaataatctgagatggtGCTCAGATAGaaataacatttctccgccatgttggagtcaaaagaaatacgaaatgacatcataaatattcccttacctttgatgatcttcatcagaatgcactcccaggaatcctagttccacaataaattgttgttttgttcgataatgtccattatttatgtccaagtagctactttcgttagcacgtttagtacacatatccaaacgctcgcgcagatccaggcaaacgtcggacgaaaacttaaaaaagttatattacaggtcgaataaacttgtcaaactaagtagagaatcaatctttaggatgttgttatcataaatattcaataacgttccaaccggagaattcctttgtgtctatagaagtaatggaacgcaagtcaatatcatgtggaatgcgcgtgaccaggacctggcactctgccagaccactgactcaaacagctcccatccggccccacatcacagtagaagcttcattcaatgttctacagactgttgacatctagtggaaggcgtaggaagtgcaaacagatccatatcccactgggatttcaataggcgatgagttgaaaatcgaccagcctcagaattctcacttcctgtttggattttttctcaggtttttgcctgccatatgagttctgttatactcacagacatcattcaacccgttttagaaacttcagagtgttttatatccaatagtaataataatatgcatatattagcatctgggacagagtaggaggcagttcactctgggcacgctattcatccaaagtgaaaatgctgccccctatccctaaaaagttaaatgtcatggctttagaagcttctgttaggctaattgacaacatttgagtcaattggaggtgtacctgtggatgtattttaaggcctaccttcaaactcaatgcctctttgcatgacatcatgggaaaatcaaaagaaatca
The sequence above is a segment of the Salvelinus alpinus chromosome 1, SLU_Salpinus.1, whole genome shotgun sequence genome. Coding sequences within it:
- the LOC139576798 gene encoding transcription factor 20-like isoform X1; the encoded protein is MQNFPNSPVPPALPPGFTSRGGGGSSYPPQSTDPQISPRMTDDYTGMQQQTPPNPQSHSRHLLHRGHHHPGQAGHMLAYDARHRAGESSHGNIHSGSSSNPYQKETMDYYFAMGGKDRHRRGGMAYGAGFGYSNMDGHIPQQYRQAGTSSGLSSGMMSPYPLDYGSTAGSGGSSSGSSGAGAFSPSHQYKMGQNPAMQPASGPQIQLRQHGQNYPAHQALQHGQQHRTYPISGHRMPPQFSHYSPQGSASTGSSGMYSSPPQRYHDGASSGGGFEPKVNNSPNMNSNSNSISSSATTNNVGSLENVAKSYHSSSYPSYSPQTHPLHKQATLQHRNSQHNLGIGYDNSLKMQHHAPPPGSVYSKHHQSTNPGMPQQPCQEIAKSPMHSQPQQGQINQNFSPISNPSPAASAVQSPSCSSSPSPLMGVSEGHGNPLCPPHVPSNPPPPNPRSCRGRLLQTMPQLSPTPNSNSSISSCGSSGSNKATGLNTSAGGGHLVSNRSRMAAGTGKGSHEEGSSSSVYSSSPLDKLMQDPGLNSLNALTSQVANLPNTVQHMLLTDTLMSHRRGKDGQSQMLQALQAIPSTQPRSRSVSAASSSGIGGGEAASSEAGGDDDSFLVSERVSSRAKEERDEQISEGEKSRMRQMSVASSGSEPTGYYPPSQSQMSMGSSKNQSHTGKSHQGSQGKMMLTESSTKQSLNPSDVSERKTTETRTPSLSSPSSAPHSAEPGPSVHSRPPVSSTPSCPIPSPAPQFHPNCVSEPGATDVNTKNGLRKTREIKYEGIKDESGRMVEKIEKGTHGEQTREGHMRQDGQDKENKLDRSSLRNKKGDEKDGKRCKTRDLDNSNLDQNIEEQPNAGGVGVIVSTRCEVNSPEKATHAQDNCIEEKHSDSFFRESSRHNGEEGMDLSVYSSHHEVPQKSNFGRSVPQNHPPSGPQKYGYQESPHGAAMGLKNRGRPSPGSVTGSNSRYQGFHQPKFNYGPEHTKDVVGTTVEGSVRRREGSGARGHDDNSQLQHPFPSLLQEVLQGYHLDRRYGRSEQALTAHLQAQNMTRQQYQTRHPYGMAESMRTQTGVGEVTSHPSRMTSPGKPLQPNQRMGPGSDFVPESPQPSLRSEGVDTKGSHSASAEKNKMATPQRHPTHMPQSTEFLSGPPPKHINLADYSLPHRKPPSGLPSSSSAVQELLLQETEPLAGSVGTIGQIESQMLTSSLLPPSKERRSVICDVCPNRRSTPERDGKRERERGKSPIGASVIQLPSTNDLVNSREMGDKKEVGVKVVLKETAEAVHHSGLTTKETDVEHHNKALHPSVVMNSEPLRRGKIDLTTTMPSQHLQQTSHYPSTTNPLSPPSRRQSYPHGVDLSTGHASGFPGSRFGDTREGNMMPRNPHFHNPYHSPQVQLQNPQSANKLQMYTHLHAHDLDDRLDWAATINRPTKDMMQSSTSPGRHKLSHSEQRQRMQSPTDILHNRQPFAKQQVPHQNTYYDMKMWESTHSGRESVGMLEGDPYQRSQQPPPAAPLGSVAPQLVPTAPPVSNILESPVSQVVTEEIFKSLHPTPTPNSMKTVGHSIGGNVNSVMPQSHRPNKTGGSGDTNPLMLRRRVRSFISPIPAKRQHQDVSQQRSAPSSYHSPLTYSESSLQNDDDSSSSDITTLGSPNTPCPTPGQSTYSQSSSPVQGKKSLPPRKGRGLKLEAIVQKITPNVKKSTNSGHTDVDSNDFAGFSHTEMSQFTDTQEEEECLPYLDESLSLSDIMPYRGVDETGPLPPTAYPCDPHQTSQVLKRGTTGTVTRPLQPDFDFGLGTAASSTGDRDKEIPADFTLLGPLPPPPPLPCPVQGSPPPSSSALSDIQHFTNTYQQLETRRGEQSAANLLRQKLEETGIGFDDYSSSDYYGTTPPHHSQAQGHSLRQPHQTSPRSSLAMTGSPQDSKQSDNSVPKGYFPSGKKKGRPVGSVNKQKRAQAAQSQNASPSALSGPPIQSPATVSPQVAPSPGTTASARSVTPPTDQKMTPPEIPPVLTQAVKVDAESEDTQPETEVKSVCQKQGGVKDESEVVGSRGRQRRRRRGVAAAAAKDDLEAATRAGEHFDNSSVFPDNSKCAFAPYIHVERKVAEIGAVCTIVNGEEEKMKGERGAVGGKASSSGIEALLTSALLSQLPRRDGEIERVKEKRELEDVDSALQAGKVLPSSEYLLPGPVITESIHSGRLLCCLCQKWANYKNLGDLYGPYYPPEYATRLPKNQPQIRQSLVTTGMSRNVQNLDTISNVLTTQGRELQDVPTIKSSTYSDYMFSQETNTTSPATAVGTASPAGGGEMLYLASKLAKTTTNKTTVLKWDMPPELKPITELRKQPELQNEPTYSQQNQPCQQQQTEDTQQRPQHRKLTSHPRFKRRQKSSENSPRMVPSNSKASLPFQPPPPTLDSLGPLAQLAQLPQMPMDPEELWVHEACMVWTSGVYLVNGRLYGLQEALDGARDTVCSYCEMVGSTLGCYSKGCTLRYHYPCAMDADCSLNEDNFSLRCPKHKVKRESFPRAASQLNLCTLSSLREAERDTEEEETQEYRIGMLGR